A single window of Actinoallomurus bryophytorum DNA harbors:
- a CDS encoding ABC transporter substrate-binding protein has protein sequence MQGPRPLRPGDPERLGDYRLTGLLGEGGQGIVYLGERLDDPAPDDPAPDGTAAEDDEPGPGKSRELFAIKLLRTHLSGDERARRYFARELAAAQRIDPFFTARIIEADVEGRTPYIVSEYVEGRPLSETVRGEGPMSGLELHRLAVGTLSALISIHQANVVHRDFKPSNVLLGAERPRVIDFGIARALDSTMSVTSGVVGTPAYMAPEQLNGQQVTPAVDVFAWGATMVFAATGAPPFGQDSIPVMMHRILNADPVIGNIQSPLRELVWYCLYKNPAHRPTTHQVMAGLGPAPVTPAPASSQQASSQQASPSQIPSLWGTGPQGGTPWGETPSPVNLQLPPDAPPPSPPPGDAGPDGTGSGPAQRAPGSVRRRWLPAVAAAAGVALVAAATVVVVNLDRPNRKPRKPSVAAAADAGLAKVVNPSTTRGGTLKLRQPADFDSLDPGDMYYTSSWNFSRLYARSLLTYRGAPGVAGLRPVPDLATGPGEASADLKTWTYRLRDGVTFEDGAPVTAKDVRYAVARTFAADVFATGPAYFRELLDAGTYAGPYKDADLDHFTGVTTPDDHTVVFHLKKPLADFDYLVAMPQTAPVPAAKDTREAYKEHPVSTGPYKIEQYTATKSVSLVRNPSWHSDGIRTALPDRIEVTFGQTSDAVDQQLVSGQADVDPDSTGLQAAAQARVLADPNLRKNTDTLTTGFLRYVALSTKVAPFDNVHCRRAVQYAVDRTATQTAGGGTQAAEPATNIAPPVIVGRERFDAYPADTAKAKQELASCGKPAGFSTRIAIREDRPKDKALAAAVQQALARVGISVRTEEYPTTDFYKDDAGNPEFVHKNGLGMILSAWGPDYPTAMGFFPQLVDGRQIQATYNNNLSELNDSGVNDVLDRLADTRDRTTREGLTADLDRKVMGTAAIVPLLYDKFVLYRGPRLTNASVSQMYVGYDLTTLGIG, from the coding sequence ATGCAGGGCCCCCGTCCCCTCCGGCCGGGTGATCCGGAGCGCCTCGGCGACTACCGGCTGACCGGGCTGCTCGGAGAGGGCGGCCAGGGCATCGTCTACCTGGGTGAGCGCCTGGACGACCCGGCGCCGGACGACCCGGCGCCGGACGGTACCGCCGCCGAGGACGACGAGCCGGGTCCCGGGAAGAGCCGCGAACTCTTCGCCATCAAGCTGCTGCGCACCCACCTGAGCGGCGACGAGAGGGCGCGGCGCTACTTCGCCCGCGAGCTCGCCGCCGCGCAGCGGATCGACCCCTTCTTCACCGCCCGGATCATCGAGGCGGACGTGGAGGGCCGGACACCGTACATCGTGAGCGAGTACGTCGAGGGCCGCCCGCTGTCGGAGACCGTGCGCGGCGAGGGCCCGATGTCCGGGCTCGAGCTGCACCGTCTCGCGGTCGGCACTCTCAGCGCTCTCATCTCCATCCACCAGGCCAACGTGGTGCACCGGGACTTCAAGCCCAGCAACGTACTGCTCGGCGCCGAACGGCCGCGTGTAATCGACTTCGGCATCGCGCGCGCCCTCGACTCCACGATGTCGGTGACGAGCGGCGTCGTCGGCACCCCCGCGTACATGGCGCCTGAGCAGCTGAACGGGCAGCAGGTCACGCCCGCGGTGGACGTCTTCGCCTGGGGCGCGACCATGGTCTTCGCGGCGACCGGCGCGCCGCCGTTCGGCCAGGACTCGATCCCGGTGATGATGCACCGGATCCTGAACGCGGACCCCGTCATCGGCAACATCCAGAGCCCGCTGCGTGAGCTCGTCTGGTACTGCCTCTACAAGAACCCGGCCCACCGGCCCACCACCCACCAGGTGATGGCCGGACTCGGTCCGGCACCCGTGACGCCCGCGCCGGCCTCGTCACAGCAGGCCTCGTCACAGCAGGCCTCGCCGTCGCAGATCCCGTCGCTGTGGGGCACGGGGCCGCAGGGCGGCACCCCCTGGGGCGAGACGCCCAGCCCGGTGAACCTCCAGCTGCCACCCGACGCTCCCCCACCGTCACCGCCGCCCGGGGACGCCGGGCCGGACGGCACGGGGTCAGGGCCGGCGCAGCGGGCACCAGGATCGGTGCGCCGTCGCTGGCTGCCCGCGGTGGCCGCGGCCGCCGGCGTCGCACTGGTGGCCGCGGCGACCGTCGTCGTCGTGAATCTGGACCGGCCGAACCGGAAGCCGCGGAAGCCGTCCGTCGCCGCGGCCGCGGACGCGGGGCTCGCGAAAGTGGTCAACCCCTCGACCACGAGAGGCGGGACGCTGAAGTTGCGGCAGCCCGCGGATTTCGACTCTCTCGACCCCGGCGACATGTACTACACGAGCTCATGGAACTTCAGCCGGCTGTACGCCCGGTCCCTCCTCACGTACCGGGGCGCGCCGGGGGTGGCGGGCCTGCGTCCGGTGCCGGACCTGGCGACCGGGCCCGGTGAGGCCAGTGCGGACCTGAAGACCTGGACCTACCGGCTGCGCGACGGCGTGACGTTCGAGGACGGCGCCCCGGTGACGGCCAAGGACGTGCGGTACGCGGTCGCGCGGACGTTCGCGGCGGACGTGTTCGCGACCGGTCCCGCCTACTTCCGTGAGCTCCTCGACGCCGGTACGTACGCGGGGCCGTACAAGGACGCCGACCTGGACCACTTCACGGGGGTCACCACACCCGACGACCATACGGTGGTCTTCCATCTGAAGAAGCCGCTCGCCGACTTCGACTACCTGGTCGCGATGCCGCAGACGGCGCCGGTCCCGGCCGCCAAGGACACCCGCGAGGCGTACAAGGAACATCCGGTCTCGACCGGGCCGTACAAGATCGAGCAGTACACCGCCACGAAGTCGGTCTCGCTGGTCCGCAACCCGTCGTGGCACTCCGACGGCATCCGCACGGCGCTGCCGGACCGGATCGAGGTCACCTTCGGGCAGACCAGTGACGCCGTGGACCAGCAGCTCGTCAGCGGCCAGGCCGACGTGGACCCGGACAGCACCGGGCTCCAGGCCGCGGCCCAGGCCAGAGTGCTCGCCGACCCGAACCTCAGGAAGAACACCGACACCCTGACCACCGGCTTCCTGCGATACGTCGCACTGTCGACGAAGGTGGCTCCGTTCGACAACGTGCACTGCCGGCGCGCTGTGCAGTACGCGGTCGATCGCACGGCGACGCAGACGGCGGGCGGCGGGACGCAGGCGGCGGAGCCCGCCACGAACATTGCGCCGCCGGTCATCGTGGGCCGCGAGCGGTTCGACGCGTATCCGGCCGACACCGCGAAGGCCAAGCAGGAGCTGGCGTCCTGCGGCAAGCCGGCGGGGTTCAGCACCCGGATCGCGATCCGTGAGGACCGGCCCAAGGACAAGGCGCTCGCCGCCGCCGTGCAACAGGCCCTCGCGCGAGTGGGCATCAGCGTGCGGACCGAGGAGTACCCGACCACGGACTTCTACAAGGACGACGCGGGCAATCCCGAGTTCGTGCACAAGAACGGCCTGGGCATGATCCTTTCGGCGTGGGGACCGGACTACCCGACCGCCATGGGCTTCTTCCCGCAGCTCGTCGACGGGCGGCAGATCCAGGCGACGTACAACAACAACCTGTCCGAGCTCAACGACTCCGGAGTCAACGACGTCCTCGACCGGCTGGCCGACACCAGAGACCGGACGACTCGGGAGGGACTCACCGCGGACCTGGACCGCAAGGTGATGGGCACCGCCGCGATCGTGCCGCTCCTGTACGACAAGTTCGTCCTGTACCGCGGCCCCCGCCTCACCAACGCGTCCGTCAGCCAGATGTACGTCGGGTACGACCTGACGACGCTCGGCATCGGCTGA
- a CDS encoding alkaline phosphatase family protein, with protein sequence MNDTPQTPAGMNRRRLLGSAGVVGGLAAASLALPSNVRKAVAAPPPKNGRLRDIEHVVLLMQENRSFDHYFGTLSGVRGFGDPRAMRLPNGRPVFQQPDPSSPDGYLLPYRLNSRTSAAQAIPSMSHEWVVQHQAWNNGAMDNWLPAHRAADGAKGPYTMGYFTREDIPFQYALADAFTICDAYHCSVLGPTHPNRYMWMTGTIDPNGESGGPALDNNAPSGTYSWKTYPERLTEAGVSWKFYHEPQSATGLPPIARMKQYAAASTDSALYKNGLTATPTGQFEYDAMNDKLPTVSWIMPPTTYDEHPARTPAAGASFVASKIDAIAANPEVWAKTVFILSYDENDGMFDHVPPPTPRPGTADEFVTKTSPTGVEGGGLPIGPGFRVPLIIVSPWTVGGRVCSEPFDHTSQLRFLERITGVAETNISDFRRKNLGDLTSAFRFGSASRHAPSLPDTSGPYNLAQYETSQLPMPSVPTGGQHMPRQEPGRRPHVP encoded by the coding sequence ATGAACGACACTCCGCAGACGCCGGCCGGGATGAACCGGCGCAGACTCCTGGGCTCGGCCGGCGTGGTCGGCGGTCTCGCCGCCGCCTCGCTGGCTCTGCCCTCCAACGTACGCAAGGCCGTCGCCGCCCCGCCCCCCAAGAACGGCAGGCTCCGCGACATCGAGCACGTCGTCCTGCTGATGCAGGAGAATCGCAGCTTCGACCACTACTTCGGCACCCTCTCGGGTGTCCGTGGATTCGGCGACCCGCGCGCGATGCGGCTGCCGAACGGCCGCCCGGTCTTCCAGCAGCCGGACCCGTCGAGCCCGGACGGCTACCTGCTGCCGTACCGGCTCAACAGCCGGACCAGCGCCGCCCAGGCGATCCCGTCGATGAGCCACGAGTGGGTCGTCCAGCACCAGGCGTGGAACAACGGCGCGATGGACAACTGGCTGCCGGCGCACCGTGCCGCGGACGGAGCCAAGGGCCCGTACACGATGGGGTACTTCACCCGCGAGGACATCCCCTTCCAGTACGCCCTGGCGGACGCGTTCACCATCTGCGACGCCTACCACTGCTCGGTGCTCGGCCCGACCCACCCGAACCGCTACATGTGGATGACCGGCACCATCGACCCGAACGGCGAGTCCGGCGGGCCGGCGCTGGACAACAACGCCCCGTCGGGCACGTACTCGTGGAAGACCTATCCCGAGCGGCTGACCGAGGCCGGGGTGAGCTGGAAGTTCTACCACGAGCCGCAGAGCGCGACCGGGCTGCCGCCCATCGCCCGCATGAAGCAGTACGCCGCCGCCTCGACCGACTCGGCGCTGTACAAGAACGGGCTGACCGCCACCCCGACCGGGCAGTTCGAGTACGACGCGATGAACGACAAGCTGCCGACGGTCAGCTGGATCATGCCGCCGACGACCTACGACGAACACCCGGCCCGTACGCCGGCCGCGGGTGCGTCCTTCGTCGCCAGCAAGATCGACGCCATCGCGGCCAACCCCGAGGTCTGGGCGAAGACGGTGTTCATCCTGTCCTACGACGAGAACGACGGCATGTTCGACCACGTCCCGCCGCCGACGCCCAGGCCCGGCACCGCGGACGAGTTCGTGACCAAGACCTCGCCGACGGGCGTCGAGGGCGGCGGGCTGCCGATCGGCCCCGGGTTCCGTGTCCCCCTGATCATCGTCTCGCCGTGGACCGTGGGCGGCCGGGTCTGCTCCGAGCCGTTCGACCACACCTCACAGCTGCGTTTCCTGGAGCGGATCACCGGGGTGGCCGAGACGAACATCAGCGACTTCCGCCGTAAGAACCTGGGCGACCTGACCTCGGCGTTCCGCTTCGGCTCGGCGAGCCGGCACGCGCCGTCGCTGCCGGACACCAGCGGCCCCTACAACCTGGCGCAGTACGAGACGAGCCAGCTGCCGATGCCGAGCGTGCCCACCGGCGGCCAGCACATGCCGCGTCAGGAGCCGGGCAGGCGCCCGCACGTCCCCTGA
- a CDS encoding methylated-DNA--[protein]-cysteine S-methyltransferase, whose amino-acid sequence MMTAPDKERLFAALPTQDAPAMNRLRARLADDAQREGVLDVAYRTLDTPVGRILLAATDQGLVKVAFSVQDHDAVLRQLADRISPRILNAPGRLDETSRQLDEYFAGQRTRFELPLDWRLSKGFRREVLTHLRDIGYGHTESYAQVAAAAGSPRAVRAVGTACATNPLPLVVPCHRVVRSDGTAGGYAGGPDAKRTLLALEAA is encoded by the coding sequence ATGATGACCGCACCCGACAAGGAGCGCCTGTTCGCGGCGCTCCCCACCCAGGACGCACCCGCGATGAACCGGCTGCGCGCACGACTCGCCGACGACGCACAGCGCGAGGGAGTCCTCGACGTCGCCTACCGCACGCTGGACACACCGGTCGGCCGGATCCTGCTGGCCGCCACCGACCAGGGCCTGGTGAAGGTCGCCTTCTCCGTCCAGGACCACGACGCCGTACTCCGGCAGCTCGCCGACCGCATCAGCCCTCGCATCCTGAACGCCCCGGGCCGCCTGGACGAGACCAGCCGGCAGCTCGACGAGTACTTCGCCGGGCAGAGGACGCGGTTCGAGCTTCCGCTGGACTGGCGGCTGTCGAAGGGGTTCCGGCGCGAGGTGCTGACGCACCTGCGCGACATCGGCTACGGCCACACGGAGAGCTACGCGCAGGTCGCCGCCGCGGCCGGCAGTCCACGTGCGGTACGCGCGGTGGGCACCGCGTGTGCCACCAACCCGCTGCCGCTGGTCGTGCCCTGCCACCGCGTGGTGCGTTCGGACGGCACCGCCGGCGGCTACGCCGGTGGTCCGGACGCCAAGCGCACCCTGCTCGCACTGGAGGCGGCATGA
- a CDS encoding RNA polymerase sigma factor: MQPFEQIVTDYGPMVLRVCRAVVGPHDAEDAWSETFLSAMKAYPDLPSDANIEAWLVTIAHRKAIDVTRAAARRPAPVEEIPERPSDAGRPEDWDGDLWRALKALPTRQREAVAYHYLAGLPYKEIAAVSGGNTDAARRAAADGIKTLRRTYLRPAEQREVAR; the protein is encoded by the coding sequence GTGCAACCTTTCGAGCAGATCGTGACCGACTACGGCCCGATGGTGCTGCGTGTGTGCCGGGCCGTGGTCGGGCCGCACGACGCCGAGGACGCCTGGTCCGAGACCTTCCTGTCGGCCATGAAGGCCTACCCGGATCTGCCGTCCGACGCGAACATCGAGGCGTGGCTGGTGACGATCGCCCATCGCAAGGCGATCGACGTCACTCGGGCGGCCGCCCGCAGGCCGGCGCCCGTGGAGGAGATCCCGGAACGCCCCAGTGACGCCGGCCGGCCGGAGGACTGGGACGGGGACCTGTGGCGGGCGCTGAAGGCGCTGCCCACCCGGCAGCGCGAGGCGGTGGCCTACCACTACCTGGCCGGGCTTCCGTACAAGGAGATCGCCGCCGTCTCCGGAGGCAACACCGACGCCGCTCGCAGGGCGGCGGCCGACGGCATCAAGACCCTGCGCCGTACGTATCTGAGACCGGCCGAGCAGAGAGAAGTGGCTCGATGA
- a CDS encoding methylated-DNA--[protein]-cysteine S-methyltransferase has translation MSRTHTVIASPVGDLTAVAEDGVLSGLYFERHRRGPKPERLGTYSEQGFDEVRRQLAEYFAGERTGFELPLAPQGDEFQQRVWGMLRRIPFGETRSYGQLARELGDVSLAQEVGAANARNPLSVIVPCHRVVGADGSLKGYAGGLDRKRFLLDLEETAVREPVKP, from the coding sequence ATGTCCAGGACCCATACCGTCATCGCATCGCCGGTCGGTGACCTGACCGCGGTCGCCGAGGACGGGGTGCTGAGCGGCCTGTACTTCGAGCGGCACCGCCGTGGCCCGAAGCCGGAGCGACTGGGCACCTACAGTGAGCAGGGCTTCGATGAGGTCCGGCGCCAGCTGGCCGAGTACTTCGCCGGTGAGCGGACCGGGTTCGAGCTTCCCCTGGCGCCACAGGGGGATGAGTTCCAGCAGAGGGTGTGGGGGATGCTGCGGCGGATCCCGTTCGGTGAGACCCGCTCGTACGGGCAGCTCGCACGGGAGCTGGGGGACGTCTCCCTGGCCCAGGAGGTCGGCGCCGCCAACGCCCGCAACCCGCTGTCGGTGATCGTGCCGTGCCACCGGGTCGTCGGCGCCGACGGCAGCCTCAAGGGGTACGCCGGGGGGCTGGACCGCAAGCGGTTTCTCCTGGATCTGGAGGAGACGGCGGTGCGGGAGCCCGTGAAGCCTTAA
- the msrA gene encoding peptide-methionine (S)-S-oxide reductase MsrA yields the protein MTSTTEKAILAGGCFWGMQDLIRKRPGVVSTRVGYTGGDVPKATYRNHGTHAEAIEIVFDPEQISYRDILEFFFQIHDPSTKNRQGNDVGTSYRSAIFYTDDEQKRVAEDTIADVDASGLWPGKVVTEVTPAGPFWEAEPEHQDYLEHYPNGYTCHFVRPGWKLPHREKTAG from the coding sequence ATGACCAGCACGACGGAGAAGGCCATCCTCGCCGGAGGCTGTTTCTGGGGGATGCAGGACCTCATCCGCAAGCGCCCCGGCGTGGTCTCCACGCGGGTCGGATACACCGGCGGGGACGTGCCGAAGGCGACCTACCGCAATCACGGGACGCACGCGGAGGCCATCGAGATCGTCTTCGACCCGGAGCAGATCTCCTACCGGGACATTCTCGAGTTCTTCTTCCAGATCCACGACCCGTCGACCAAGAACCGCCAGGGCAACGACGTCGGCACCAGCTACCGGTCGGCCATCTTCTACACCGATGACGAGCAGAAGCGTGTCGCCGAGGACACGATCGCCGACGTCGACGCCTCGGGCCTGTGGCCGGGCAAGGTCGTCACCGAGGTGACGCCCGCCGGACCGTTCTGGGAGGCCGAGCCCGAGCACCAGGACTACCTGGAGCACTACCCCAACGGGTACACCTGCCACTTCGTCCGGCCCGGATGGAAGCTCCCGCACCGGGAGAAGACCGCCGGCTGA
- a CDS encoding 2OG-Fe(II) oxygenase: protein MTTTTTDAFARGVASADWESVTGELNEYGCALMPRLLTPEQCRELAALYDQADRFRSTVDMARHRFGSGEYRYFDRPFPEPVQRLREELYPRLLPIARDWYDKLGREAPWPDTLEEWLAICHAAGQERPSPILLRYESGGWNALHRDIFGEMVFPLQVVINLNAPGEDHTGGEFLLVEQRPRAQSRGTATLIPQGHGLIFTTRDRPVPSKRGWSASPVRHGVSAIRSGNRYTLGLVFHDAT from the coding sequence ATGACCACGACGACCACGGACGCGTTCGCCCGCGGAGTCGCCTCGGCCGACTGGGAGTCGGTGACCGGCGAGCTCAACGAGTACGGATGCGCCCTGATGCCGCGCCTGCTGACCCCGGAACAGTGCCGGGAGCTGGCCGCCCTGTACGACCAGGCCGATCGTTTCCGGTCCACGGTCGACATGGCCCGCCACCGCTTCGGCAGCGGCGAGTACCGCTACTTCGACCGTCCCTTCCCCGAGCCGGTCCAGCGGCTGCGGGAGGAGCTGTACCCGCGGCTGCTCCCCATCGCCCGCGACTGGTACGACAAGCTCGGCCGCGAGGCACCGTGGCCCGACACCCTGGAGGAATGGCTGGCCATCTGCCACGCCGCCGGCCAGGAGCGCCCCTCACCGATCCTGCTGCGCTACGAGAGCGGCGGCTGGAACGCCCTGCACCGCGACATCTTCGGCGAGATGGTGTTCCCGCTGCAGGTCGTGATCAACCTGAACGCTCCGGGCGAGGACCACACGGGCGGTGAGTTCCTGCTGGTCGAACAGCGCCCCCGCGCCCAGTCCCGGGGGACCGCGACCCTCATCCCGCAGGGACACGGCCTGATCTTCACCACCCGCGACCGGCCCGTACCTTCCAAGCGCGGCTGGTCCGCCTCGCCCGTACGGCACGGCGTGTCCGCGATCCGCTCGGGTAACCGGTACACCCTGGGACTCGTCTTCCACGACGCCACCTAG
- a CDS encoding DUF488 domain-containing protein: protein MTVLIRRVYEHADPADGFRVYVDRLWPRGLSRERAAIDLWLKDIGPSAGLREWFDRADRFAEFSARYTAELDHDPAVGELVRIARANPVVTLLYRARSTERNHAAVLAAFLNRRA, encoded by the coding sequence ATGACGGTCCTCATCCGGCGGGTCTATGAGCACGCCGATCCCGCCGACGGGTTCAGGGTCTACGTCGACCGGCTGTGGCCGCGTGGCCTGTCGCGGGAGCGCGCCGCCATCGACCTGTGGCTGAAGGACATCGGCCCGAGCGCGGGACTACGGGAGTGGTTCGACCGCGCGGACCGCTTCGCCGAGTTCTCCGCCCGCTACACGGCCGAGCTCGACCACGACCCGGCCGTCGGGGAGCTGGTCCGTATCGCGCGCGCGAACCCGGTGGTCACGCTGCTGTACAGGGCCAGGAGCACCGAGAGGAACCACGCCGCCGTTCTCGCCGCGTTCCTCAACCGCCGTGCGTGA
- a CDS encoding DNA-3-methyladenine glycosylase family protein codes for MEDHYRSLAALDPVLADLVEAYGRPDPFEWSDGGRTGSSRFAAMTLHIVGQQISTVVAFVIFDRIAAATGAVPTPEAVLALGAERLRECGLSRAKAGYLLDLARSQASGLIDLEDMADLGDAEAIAALTAVRGIGLWSAEMFLIHQLHRPDVLPAGDVGLRRAIGLAWELPAVPGVNEVRTRASAWSPHRTYAATLLWRSLRPVDEPFDQKARALRRAAGRAAPAEGTGDDGPHPAGL; via the coding sequence ATGGAAGACCACTATCGGTCCCTCGCCGCACTCGACCCGGTCCTGGCGGACCTGGTCGAGGCGTACGGGCGGCCGGATCCATTCGAGTGGTCCGACGGCGGCCGAACCGGATCGAGCCGTTTCGCGGCGATGACGCTGCACATCGTCGGTCAGCAGATCTCGACCGTCGTGGCGTTCGTCATCTTCGACCGCATCGCGGCCGCCACGGGCGCCGTCCCCACCCCCGAGGCCGTCCTCGCCCTGGGGGCCGAGCGGCTGCGTGAGTGCGGCCTGTCGCGGGCCAAGGCGGGCTACCTTCTCGACCTCGCCCGGTCGCAGGCGAGCGGCCTCATCGACCTGGAGGACATGGCCGACCTCGGGGACGCCGAGGCGATCGCCGCGCTGACGGCGGTACGGGGCATCGGGCTGTGGTCCGCGGAGATGTTCCTCATCCACCAGCTCCACCGCCCGGACGTGCTGCCCGCGGGTGACGTCGGCCTGCGGCGCGCCATCGGCCTCGCCTGGGAGCTGCCCGCGGTGCCCGGCGTGAACGAGGTGCGGACCAGGGCGTCCGCGTGGTCGCCGCACCGGACCTACGCGGCCACGCTGCTGTGGCGGTCCCTGCGGCCCGTGGATGAGCCGTTCGACCAGAAGGCCCGCGCCCTGCGCCGGGCGGCCGGCCGCGCGGCCCCGGCTGAGGGAACAGGTGATGACGGTCCTCATCCGGCGGGTCTATGA